GGCGTGCAGGTTGATCGcgtagccgccgccgagccccgccaCGTCGTCGTACGACTCGGCCGTGGTCGCGAAGGACTCCGAGGACGAGGTGCCCATCGTCCCGGCGGCGGACAGGCCGACGTCGGCGGcgtgctgctggtggtgctgcgcctggtggaggaggaggaggctgcggcggtggtggtcgtcggcggcgtcggcggcgaggtgcgGCGTCCAGAGGTAGCGCATGGCGTCCTTGAAGCGCTTGCTGTTGGCGTCGCAGTTGAGCTGCTTGGCGTGCTTCTGCACCCGGGTCCTCCAGTAGTTCTTGATCTCGTTGTCCGTCCTCCCCGGCAGGTGCTGCGCGATCTTCGACCACCTGATCGATCCAGGACCGGAATGCAATTAAATCACAGACGCTCGGGATCACGATGGAATAATTAATGGAACAACTATGCATGCAACAAGAACTTTCTAGAGAGAGAAAGCTAAAGCTACTCCTACAttgtgtagagagagagagaggcgtgCAGCTTTGAGACGCGTGCAGCTTTCAAATGCACAGTGTGTGTGCCGCTGGAGTGAAAGTGATCGATGGGCATCTGTGTGCGTCCGTTTCTTGAATCCACTTTGAGAAGAAGACTTACTTGCACGGTCAGAACTTCGCCTCGTGCactataaaaaaaaaagaacttcgCCTCGTGCAGTCGTCTACGGGTAGCCGTACCGTGCACGTGCGTACAAATACGGTCGGTGACCGGCGGATGTGCGTACGTGTACGTGGACACGTCGGCCGCCGTCAAGtggccggccggctggccgTCGTCGGCgaagctggccggccggccggaacaGTGATGGTGACGGTGGCGGTACGGTAGATGCTACTGATTAATTACGAGCTAGGATCGGAGGAGGTGATAGTGATGGGGCGAGTTTTGATTATGAGTTGAGTGATGGTTGATTAATTACCGGTTGCCCCAGCGGGTGTGGAGGTCGAGGATGAGGAGCTGCTCGTCGGCGGTGAAGTTGCCGCGCTTCACGTCGGGCCGGAGGTAGTTGAGCCACCGCAGCCGGCAGCTCTTGCCCGTCCGCTTCAGCCCTGCACGCGTGTGTGTAGAGCTCGATCGATCAGCCATGGAGATGGGGagagcggtggccggcggcgggctggcCGGCGCGCTTATTACTGTGGGCGGCTAGGCTATAGCttaccggcggcgcgggcgagggaGTTCCAGCGGCCGTCGCCGTGGTCGGCGATGTAGTTGACGAGGGTGAGGTCCTCGTCGACGGTCCACGGGCCGCGCCGGAGCTCCAGCTGCTCCTCCTGAtcctgcgccgcccctccgggCTGCCCGTGGTCGTCGTCGAGCTCAGCAAGAGCCCCCGGGGAGCAcgccctgctcctgctcctgctcctctgGGGTTCGGCCATGCTCGTTGTTGACTGCTAATGAATcagttggagagagagagagagagagagagagagagagagagagagagagagagagttggtATCTATCTATAGCTTAATCGAGAAGTGTTGGGGGGAGATAGAGAGACTAGGGGGATTAGTGGGAGAGGGATGGCAACTGGCAACTCCTTTTATAGCCGGccgagagagagatagagagagagcaTGCGAGAGAATTTAGACTCTGTTTGAAAGGTGCGAGagacaaaaaaagaagaagaagatagtTGCCTTTAAGCTTAGTTAAAATTTGTATCTGCTTCGTTCAGAGCTCACTTGAAAGGTTACAAACCACAGCTTGGGTTCTTTTTAGCAGGCGCAGCGCCGTTGGATTGGAATCTGTCAATGGAAAATGACGATCACATTATATACTCGAGTCGATTTTCTGTTGATTATTGAAGACAAGCATCTTCAATTGTTTTTTAGTTTATATCAAATGGGGGCCTACACCTATTGAATCTTAGTTTCCGTTTGAAAGTAAGTTAATTTCCAGCCAAaaggcactactacaaaaaacgaTTTTGCGAGGCGCTTTGAAAACAGCTCGGAGGCGGGCATGTTAAAAAACCGCATCGGTTAATACCTgcgattaactgaggcggtcattttttattaaccgagacggttacGAAGAACTGCCTCTCAAAATCCATTGACCGAGGCGGACGCCTTAAAgtgtccgcctcggttaataccaGGCCCAAGCAAGGCCGAATGAGCCCAGTTATTCAGAAGGAGTATATAATGAAATAAATCCTAAGTCTCCCTCCTCACTTCCTCTTCCACTCCTGCCGCcgcacccctctctctctccaccccTGCCCCTGACCTGCCCCGATGCCGGCCCTAACCCTCCCCACCCGTcggccctccctcccctcccgagagggcccgccgccgccgcccctctctcccttctccctctccctctcccgcgAGGCGGCGTCCCTGTCCATCTCTCTCCCAGGGCGGCGCGGGCAGGGTAGCCCTCTCCTCCAGCGggtgcggccgcggcgggcggcgcgggtgtAGGAGTTGCGGCAGCGCTCCCCTccccccgagctcctccaccatCGCGAGGTGCTCCCCTCCCTGCGGCGTGGCGTGGTGGATCCGGTCTCCCCGCGGCGGATCCGCGCGGCTGGGGaggccaagtccggcgacggcgcggcccgAGGCCTGATCCGGCTGCCCGGGGCCGGATCCGCGAGGCCTAGCGTGTGGGGGGTGTGGTCCCTCCTAGCGCGGTGCGGCCTCTTCGATGACAGCTCGTCGGGGGCGCGGCCCCTCCGGACCGGCGAGAAGGagctccggcgcggcggccggaccggcgaggaggagggcgggggCGGACAAGTGGCCCcacacggcggcagcggctcctccctccctccctccctccctcccggcgTGGATCAAGGCCGGGCGCGGCGGATCTGTCCATGGGGGCTCGACGCGCGGCCCCCAGCGGCAGATCCGGCCAGCGGGGCTCGGCGCGCGGCCCCCGGCGGTGGATCCGGCCAGCGGGGCTCGGGCGCTCGGCGCGCGGCCCCCGGCGGCGGATCTGaccagcacggcggcgcgggtgccACCAGATCTGGCGGCGGCTGCGTGATGGGCTCGATGGGCAcagatgggctcggcgggctttctttttttattttttatttgatttaccgaggcgggcagaaaaccgcctcggttaatgtctCATTAACCGTGACGGTATGTCCGAGGCGTTTGGCTTGCCCGCCTCGGAAAAGCGATTTtgaccgcctcagaaaaggatttttgtagtagtgagggTTTTTTTGACTGCCAGCTAAATGTCCCTCGAGCAAAAATTAAGTTTTCAAGATTTGAATGAATACATGTTCACGCAACAAACAGTTTAAAGGCCCTTTTGAACCCATTGTTGGAAATATACATTTGCCAAATTTCCATACTTATGAGTTAAGGTCTATTAGTTTAGTTGGTTGTATGTGATCACTGAGGCCAAAGAGAAAATTCCATTTTTTTTAATGTCAGTTTTGTTCTAGTTGAATACATTGCTTTGTCATGCATTGAGAAAAGGATTAGTCCAGTGCATGTGTGATCTCTCTACTCAAAACCATTTCCGAAAAATATCTACGGCAACAATCTTTGCACAGCCACCAAAAGTGACCAGTTTTCCATCAACCCAAGCCagcaactctctctctctctctgtctctctctccacGCCACATGATGTACTGAAAACGTACAGAGAGCACCAATGCATCACTGCTTCATCATCTTCCATCTCACATCACCTTGTTGATGTATGCTAATTCCAGCTCACGTCGACACCACGTGAACAATACCACCTTTCTCTCTCAtccctccctttctctctcttctctctctttctcttggcGATAGGCGCAAAAGCAACTTCTCCTCGGATCGGTTAGCCGGCCATGTCAAAAACGGAGACGCATCGATGCTTGATGAGCTAGCCTCCCCATTTCCAGGTTTCCCAGAGCTCGAGAGGAGGCCCAATGGACACCGCCACGACGAGACGAAAGCTAGGTTTTAGAGATGCTAAATATGTACGTGTATAGACGTGTCAAATTGAGGTTAGGGTTTGTAGGGATGGGATAACAACACTCGACTTTTATGTATGATGATAAGCATGATGGCACAAGGCTAGAGATTCAGAGAAAGTAGTAACTGCCACTGCATGCCCATCGAGGACAGCTGGGTTGCAACAATAGAAACAAATGATCGAGGACGTGGCAATACGTAAAGGGTCTCTGAATAGCATGTGTAGTTGCGCGGTTCGATTTTAAAAAAGAAATATCTCATATTTGtgctctctctctatatatgtgTACAGTTTTTTCCTTTATTTTGCAGGCAATGTTGGCTGTATATAGAAATAACTATATCATTTGAAATATATTTGGGTTTGTTATGCAGTTGCCCTGCACATGTAATTTACTAATTAAGCTGCAACACTATGCTCTTGTGACACTTAAGTACTTTTATATATATTCCGTCTGTCCTAAAAAGACTGTTGTTTTAGCCTTTAAAATTTGTCCAACAAAGAGTGTTTGTTTAGCTTGTATTAAGATTCATCTAATTAAAATAATACCAAGTACTAAGAAAAAATGTATAGAAAAGCGCAGAGCCAATCAAATGCTGTTTAGCGCATATTCTACTTTTCTAGTTCTGATGCATATGCATTTATTGAGAATCCAGAAAATCAAATAAACAACACGATTTCCAATCACAATTGCTATAGTAATTAGGTAACAAGATTATTTCTTAGGATGGGTAAtgtatctaattttttttaaagaacaatctttttgggatagAGGGAGTTAGACCTTTATCTTCATGTGTCTCAGTTGTTGAGATATTTTTTCTAGCTTATAGATATTCTAACCGTGTAAAAGATCTTACATGCAAATTGCATGTCACATCACTAATGAGCACTAATGCTATTGCTATCAGCTTTTTGAGTTATGGCAAGGCACGTGAGATTGCTTCACCACACCGTCCACTGGTTCAATCAAGGGTTTGCACCCCCTCTACTTTCTTTGACGTTGCAAAATGTTTTCCATAAACAAGTTGAGGTACTAACCACACAACACATGCTTATTAGCTACCAATATCCATGTATCTGGCAGCCTGCTGGCACGGACTTAAGATCTCCATTCATTGATACCTTGGAGATAGATCTATAGTTTGCAATCATGGACTGAGGTTGCAACCAACAACTAAACTTTGCACAATTCAGTCATTTACTAGCTATCCTAGGCTCAACGCAACTAGTATGGAGTTATTGTCTTATTGCCTCTTTTGTCCAAATAAAAAGGTCACACATGCTACTTGCTCTGGTGCGTAGCCGTCCGGTTCTCTTATCGCTTACGACATGACATGATCTTTTTATGCATGGCTTACTTTGATATTTTCTCGGTCACCCCCACCCCTCAAACAACACACACTCGCCCACTTTACCGGAGACTAGTGCAGACGCGCTACAAAAAAAATGGCGATCAACAAACTCCCAAAGACAAGCTACTTGTTCATGGTGCTTGAGTTTGATGATTATTTATTCTCATTTTTTTATTAGCAACTATTATTGGAGTGCGATGATACAGAGGCATTGAATCTCTTAATAATTAATATACACTTCcaccattccaaattataagttgtTTTAATtttatcctaagtcaaacttatttaagcttggaccaaatttgtagaaaaatatattaacatCTATATTATCAAATAAAGAAATTAAACAATAGAATGATTGAAGAATGACACCTACAAAGTCTGTCGAACTCATCAATTGATTAGCAAATTTTAGTTTCTGTATATATACTCTCTCCATCTTAcaatataactatatatattaaaaaaaataaaaagactgATAATGTAAAAATGATGCCAGTAATTCACCAAAAACTAATTATTAGCTATATCCTGAGACGAAGGGACTATGTGTTTAATCATTTTGGTTAGTTTGACTAGCTTGTTAGGTATTTGTGCTAACATATATAGGTGaaaattatttgaattcattttGCTTAAAACACATGCTACAAGAAAACACTTGAGTAGGTGAAATTATTTAAAGCGGTAGTGGATGTGACCCAAGCCCTACTAAAGAAAATGAACACGAGCATCAGAAAAATAAACACTTATTACTGTTGTAACATCGACGAGTGCGGGCATGCTTAAATTATTGGTCTGATGGTAATCTCATTATTCCTGTTCAAATGAAAAGCGTTTTGAAATTGTATGCAATTATCGTGTAGTTTAGTGTAATTTAACCAGAAACTGTTGATGGTGTTAAGCGGTAGAAGTCTTCTGATGCTGATCCTTTTTGGAATCCACGCGTCTAGAATTTATAGCGTCGAATAAATTtagaataattcaaaaaaatacgAGCACCCGTGTCAAGTCAATGTATTAAATCGGGTAGGCAGGTTACAACACCAAAAACCTTTGCCCAACTGAGCTACGCTCACTTCGGTAGGTACTTTAGTAGCTAATAATAATGTCCCAACCAAACCTAGTACCATATACTTCTTTTCTTTTAACTAATCATGGAATCCTTGGCATACATTTTCGTATCGTGATTTTGATGTAAACATTGACTAGCACTGAACAAATCGCATTCCTTAAATACACATGTGTGGTACCCATGCATGGACTCCAAAAACCAAATCGTCAGCTCCTGATGTCCACTTCGAGCACTACCAAATTGGACTAGCTGTGCAACTTTGTATTTGACACTACTGCACGAGGGAAAACTATGTGCGAATAATTCTTTACGAGTCATCGTGCGTTCATGACATATGGATTTCTATTGAATGATTtcaaaaagacaaatttgaacCCAACTTTGACAAATTAAAGCAAAGCTCTAGAACGAAGTAGAGAGTACTAGAAAATTGCAACCTGTGCGCATAGGCGCATGTCGCGGGCACAAAGATAAGGCAATAATCCGGCCACCTATCACGGCCGACATTTTCCATCACCAACGCATACACACAGGGCCTTGTGCACACACGTTGACATGGAAAGGTAAGCTGTCATGTTtgttgctctctctctctcatcagtACGTGCGTCAGGCTTGATTTTTGTTGGTTTTGTTGACTCTGATTGCTAGTATAGCAAGTGGAAACAAACAGAAAGTAAGGAAGTGCGGCTAGGAAGAAAGGAGACACATGCTTCCAATCTGCTTGTACTCTACATAAGACCTGCATCCAACACGATGAACTCTTGAGAACACATTTTTTTTCCTACTAGCTACAACTACAACACGTCTTGTTATGCACTAATAATAGTAGTGCAGTGGGTCAAACCTAATTAGGTCTAGTGAGTCAAACCTACTACATTTAGGTTGGACCCACTAGACCTCTTGAGCACTAATAGATTAAGCGCAAGACCGTGTTCTATTTCTGTTTCTGACAATGTCAGCAACTTTAAAGAAAGGGCCTTTGGCGTTTATACCCCTATTCGAAAGTGAAATGGTGAATTTACCTTGATTTTTTTACCttgatttttttaactttgtgaaTTTATCCCTGCTTTTTGAATCTGAAATTTGGGTTGGCCCCTACTTCGTAAGAAGCAGTTAATAACGGTGTTAAATGTTGTGTGAAAAGACATTTTTGCCCTTTGTTGTATTTGTGATTTTGCCTCTGTTTTTTTAGAAGATATTACTTTTCGCTGACGTGGCAGAccgcgggccccacatgtcatcctctcctctctctccctccctctcctccctgcctcccccttgcagcgccgccggcctccatctCTGCTCCGGCCGGCCACGCCCCCACCCCTGTTGCTACCACCTACCGccgcccaccaccaccgctgCTGCCCTTGGCACCAGTCGTCACCCACCCCCACGCTGCACCGCCGGGTCACTGCGTCGAGCCAGCCGGCGGGGAAGCAACCGACGCGCAGAtctgaccgccgccgccctgaacggggagagagagagagagagagagagagagagagagagagagagagagagagagaggaaggagaaatgGGACATCTAGATCCGGCCGCCTGGACATGGCGGCACTCATCCCCTAGCTGGAtcgactccggcggcggcggatcgagaTCCCAGCGCGAAATCGGGATCGAGGCGAGCGGaatcgggggcggcggcgctcatcaCGGTACTTCCCAGCCGCGAACGCGCCCGCCGCACGCACTTCCACTCGCAGGAACTCCTTGGAGTGGCCCCGCATgatcccgccaccgccgcccttcCTGTTGAGCCGCCCGAGTCCTGCGCCCGCACGGCCTGCAGGACGCGGCTCCCGCCGCCCGACTTCCACGC
The nucleotide sequence above comes from Panicum virgatum strain AP13 chromosome 3K, P.virgatum_v5, whole genome shotgun sequence. Encoded proteins:
- the LOC120699807 gene encoding transcription factor JAMYB-like, producing MAEPQRSRSRSRACSPGALAELDDDHGQPGGAAQDQEEQLELRRGPWTVDEDLTLVNYIADHGDGRWNSLARAAGLKRTGKSCRLRWLNYLRPDVKRGNFTADEQLLILDLHTRWGNRWSKIAQHLPGRTDNEIKNYWRTRVQKHAKQLNCDANSKRFKDAMRYLWTPHLAADAADDHHRRSLLLLHQAQHHQQHAADVGLSAAGTMGTSSSESFATTAESYDDVAGLGGGYAINLHAAGEMAAVVGGGGGCWAHEANHQGLWPAAAAAVDQSAAGQTAGGGGGGQFQDPELSGWVQGFSEGMITENNFWALEDIWKIQ